From Vigna angularis cultivar LongXiaoDou No.4 chromosome 11, ASM1680809v1, whole genome shotgun sequence:
TGTTTCCTATGGACTTTGTTatcatggagatggaggaggatGTAAATGtgcctcttattcttgggagaccttttatgaagactgcaagagttttgattgatgtggAAAATGGCAAACTGAAGGTGAGAgtgcaagatgaagaagtaaattttgatgtttttgaagCTATGGCTCACCTAAAGGATGACAAGGAGTGTTTCCATCTTGACACTCTTGACAAAATTTGCATGATACAAGAGAAGAAAGCAagtgatatttttcttttagaggAGACGCTAGTTGACACTTGTGAAGAATTGtatgagaaagaagaagaattgattAATGAGTGCTTGGATGATTTGAAAGAAGTCCCTTTGCATAAGATGGAAGAGATCAACACAGAAGAAAAAGTCAAGGAAAGCAAATTGGAGTTGAAGATGTTACCACCACACTTAAAGTATGCGTTCTTAGAAGAAAGGGAGAATAAACCAGTTATCATCAGTAATTCTCTCtctcccaaagaagaagaaaggttggTTGAGATACTAAAAGCCAACATAGGAGCTATTGGATGGTCAATCTCAGATCTCAAAGGCATAAGTCCgacttattgcatgcacaaaatttttatggaagatgatTACAAACTAgttgctcaaccacagagaaggttaaatctaATGATTAAGGAGGAGGTGAGAAAAGAAGTGCTAAAGTTACTTGAGGTTGGTATTATTTATCCTATTTCTGACAGTGCATGGGTAAGCCTAGTAGAGGTGgtaccaaagaaaggtgggatgatagttatttataatgataaaaatgagcTCATACCTACAAGGAATGTTACTGGATGGAGGATATGTATTGACTATAGGAAGTTGAAAAATGctactaggaaggatcattttccccttcctttcatggatcaaatGCTGGAGAGATTGGTAGGTCAGGCTTTCTATTACTTTAtggatggatattctggatataataaaattgtggTTGATCCAAAGGACAAGGAGAAGACAACCTTCACTTGTCTATTTGGAGTTTTTGCTTATAGAAAAATGTCGTTTGGGTTATGCAATGCTTCAGCTACTTTTCacaggtgtatgcaggcaatcttTGTAGACttaagagaaaaatgaattgaagtctttatggatgatttttcagtgtTTGGTAGTTCCTTTCATGAGTGTTTGTCTAACCTGGATGTTGTACTTAAAAGATGCACCCAATCCAATCTTGTTCTCAATTGGGAAAAATGTCACTTTATGGTAACGAAAGGGATTGTTTTGGGTCATAAAATTTCTTCCATGGGAATTGAGGTTGATAGAGAaaaagtggaagtcattgaaaaACTCCCACCACCAACCAATGTGAAGGGATTCAGAAGCTTTTTGGGTCAAGGTACTCAAGCACTATGGTGTGAGACACAAGCTAGctacaccttatcatccacagacaAATGGGCAAGCTGAGGTTTCTAAGAGGGAGATAAAGAGGATTCTAGAAAAGACAGTtgcttcatcaagaaaggatttgTCTTAGAAGTTAGACGATGCTCTTTAGGCTTatcagagtttttgtgaataattgttattaccttggaagcatgaatgatttttcccaaattttctgtcattgaactacttgcttgcagttttcatatgatcaaggtcatcttttgttatcccttattcttttagccttcacatgatttttgtccactgaaaagaaaacaatctgttttaacctttgaaccttgagccttatgcatgtgttgaaaaccctttgtgaaaatctttaccttgagttaaattgagaacatttgtgaggtattgataaaggttcaagtttggggttgctggaaagattgagaaaggaaaagaaaaagcattgagctaagtgttaacactcggcaagtgtaccgaatcgtatcaagtaataataaaatggtaagactaagtatcgtttcccaaaggactcacggcctagacagttatgtgatttgttgattaaattagacttgtaaacgaaaacattgttgttgaattacgaaaaataaacatgaatgcaaggttTTGATAAATGgaattgaaagatgcaaaaacggttgatgtagaatatgaatgattatgttgttggggtttccaaTTCATCCTATCACTCTCATATATTCAACAATTCatatttcttcattaatgttaatgtcgctttctaatttaccttaaacccaatgtctcggtgaagaaagcctactcctaatcactagtttacaatgtcttgtctccctagcaattattcatgcattacattcgcacaaaagATTAAAGggaaccaatcctcctatccctatgtctaggtaatattactcttgggagattTTCCTTAGTTCTTGAAgtacttatatgtgtccatacaaataacatcaatgatcatgcaattgaatgagttaaacaaaccatgcatagagtatagaagaaaaaccctaacaattaatgaaagaaagcatatagaatataaaaccaattcaatacatgagagtttcaaaggattacatcggttcctcAACAACAagaaaggtttagttcaccatagacatggtgaaactagatgaaaaataatgaaagaatgaaagatagaaccctagaagttgaagaatagGGCTTGAggatccaaaatcctcctccaaagggtgaagaaagtgtgatttcgcctctttctgtccaaagatactaaccctaattcggctaaaaccttatatagtttcctaaagattacagaaaataggcccaagctcAAATTAATGGCGCTCAACGACacttttgccgctcagcggtaagtgcgagTCTTCAGAATTGACGCTCAGTTGCAGTTTTggccctcaacggtgactgcgggacttcaaaatgccgctcagcggtagaaTTGCGCTCAACGGTgattgcggctcttcttttaagcactttcacttcctttcttgagtccatctccttactacttcaacttctttcatctactTCATCTCAAatcctgcaaaaacaaggaaaaccaaacataaaacccatccaactctcttatttccaaaacataagcaaaagcatgattccaagctagtttccaagtcataaaggttgtttttgatgtcaaaattaagtataaaaataatagtgtttcaactgttatcacaaccccaaacttaaaactttgcttgtcctcaagcaaacaagatgtaacttagtcttccaccaatccatacaatggtttaCCATAttaaaaactctttctttcaagacaagtaattactcaaatcagctcatcacAGAGAATTTAGTCAAGATGaacacatgctttggtgttcacataatcacatagtatccaacaaatttattctcatgaatgatcaattagctaagcatagatgtaatcatgtgctcatgaaatctttcctcaccagataaagtgtttcactcaaacacacaagtgtataagaggtcactcattcactcttctatcacaatgtcacatgaatcaactttgtctttcatttaaccagaatcaaacacattcacaagcaagtatcatcacaagggcttttctatggcttataatgtggctgggctaacaagaaaattggtttttctggatcacaaaatccttgagttaagtgaatcatctaaacacaaccatttttccttcttcccaactttcttttgcattgagcctttctttttctttcttttgtttcctttttatttttcttttcacatgcttagctcaatgcttttcatattccctttttagacctcccaacaaccccaaacttgaacatttatccaTAGCACAAGATATTGTTCAACTccactcaaggtaaagcttttcaaaaagggttttctatcatgttcaaggctaaaggaTTCAACGGATAAAACACATtatgctctcttttattgggctaaaaacatgcatttggctaataaagggttacccacaaatggccttgatcatatgacacatacaagcaagtgattcaaccATAGAAACctaggcaaagtcattcatgctttcaatgtaatagcactcaatcacaaaaactctggagttcaaaaccttACATATAAGCTCATCCaatcattccacatacacatccttgttagcatcataatcacaatcacaacatcatcaATTTGTTCACATAacttgtgaacaaccacctgtatatctaCATATaatgcacaatctcaacatcaatcaatatctaagcatcatcaagcaatactcatcatgcataaatcacaagcaaaccatcatagcagataAAGTTTCTCACTGAGTACATCATAACCTATTCTAagaacagaagcaaataagttcaacaatacaaagcaaaagatagaaaaaatcaTGCTTTAGTaatgatagcatccatcagtagatactATCTCATCCCATGCTGTTATCtaaatcttcctcctcttcatcatccttcgtatcttcaaatgcatcctcatcatcatcatccatagctgaagctcCAGCTGCtccagctgctccagctccactACCCTGAGCTTGCTCCTCTAGCCCACCACCACATTATTaaactcatccatggtccacctatgtcctgggggtgtatcatacatcccaataatcatctcaaTTGTGGCCACCTATCCTCTGTGAAGGGACTACATCCTGGCTTCCATAAGAGACATATATATGTCCCGCATCTGAAATGGCTCTGCCTCATGAGGCTCTACAGGTGCCTGGCCTTGTGGTGGTCCTCTCCCTCTGCGAGGATGGCGTGGTGGTACTGGCCGAGCTGCCTCATCACCAGCAGAatattgtctgtaataggcctctcAAATGGCGGTGTAGAGATATTCACCCCGGCTAGCTCACATAAGTGTGTAATCAAAGAGGGATGTCCCAAAGGTGCCTTGTTGTTcatagtgttggcacacacctgtatctcattggctatgacttggccaatgttaatgctcatccctctGAGCACACACTACAAAAGAAATGCTCTGCTAACAGTAATATCTGAAACATGTGAGCATGGTTGGATGTTGGCACgtgaaaatgccatccaatactttgctagagGTGTCAGGTAAGCTCTCCTGATGTTCACAATTGCACCATTTTTGATTCTCTGAAAGTGCCCTCCAAGCACACATAGCACACTCTTCACATCACCAAAGTCTGCTCCTTCTTCCATACTtagagcaaactgacactgcTCACCAACCCATTCAGTATCTAAAAATCTGTTGATAGAACTAGGGTCATACCGAATGGCGTGTCCTTTAACATAACTCAAGTAATCCTCAGcaggatgatcacccaacctccTTGCGTTGGTGTAGAATTATTTTGCCACTGCTATGTCAGCTGGTgtaggataagtggctagcctTCCCCAGTTCATGTTctccaattgctctccaaactgtggAGCAAAATCAGGTATCAGTCCATCCTTCCTTTCCATTAATAGCCTCCTATCGTGGACAACATTGAAGTTGCGCTCATGCttgcgggaaaggaacttgTTGGAATAGGAGCGGtctggttccttatccttcctctttGATCCCAAAGTCTTGATCctcttgcccgatgaggaggccatccctatatcaaacacaattcacaaaaccacaagaaacatcattaagcattagtaaaccacaaacaactccCTAAAACCATTCCTATCACCACTAAGGGCAATCAaaacccctcagcgcaacctGTGCATCAAAACCAGTAAGCAAAATAAGCACAAAAGCCATTCTGCCAGAATCGCGCTTAGGGGAAATTTCCACTGagcggcgattctgcagattttgcaAAATGC
This genomic window contains:
- the LOC128194651 gene encoding uncharacterized protein LOC128194651; protein product: MTLQLADRSLKYPYGVAEDVIVKTARVLIDVENGKLKVRVQDEEVNFDVFEAMAHLKDDKECFHLDTLDKICMIQEKKASDIFLLEETLVDTCEELYEKEEELINECLDDLKEVPLHKMEEINTEEKVKESKLELKMLPPHLKYAFLEERENKPVIISNSLSPKEEERLVEILKANIGAIGWSISDLKGISPTYCMHKIFMEDDYKLVAQPQRRLNLMIKEEVRKEVLKLLEVGIIYPISDSAWVSLVEVVPKKGGMIVIYNDKNELIPTRNVTGWRICIDYRKLKNATRKDHFPLPFMDQMLERLVGQAFYYFMDGYSGYNKIVVDPKDKEKTTFTCLFGVFAYRKMSFGLCNASATFHRCTQSNLVLNWEKCHFMVTKGIVLGHKISSMGIEVDREKVEVIEKLPPPTNVKGFRSFLGQGTQALWCETQASYTLSSTDKWAS